From Medicago truncatula cultivar Jemalong A17 chromosome 7, MtrunA17r5.0-ANR, whole genome shotgun sequence, a single genomic window includes:
- the LOC11434752 gene encoding cell number regulator 8, which produces MAEEKKLNHEQEANPLLKQQPPQQPPKAEQTTEQQDRYLGWTADGLPISHGSVMGQPIPRSPWNSSACACLGQNDHFCSSDLEVCLLGSVAPCVLYGSNMERLHSNPGTFGNHCLHYSGLYVIGNSCFGWNCLAPWLSYHSRTEIRRRFNLEGSCEALNRSCGCCGSYLENEEQREHYELACDFATHVFCHVCALCQEGRELRRRVPHPGFNAQPVLVMIPPGEQTMGRGA; this is translated from the exons ATGGCGGAAGAGAAGAAACTGAATCACGAACAAGAGGCAAATCCTCTTCTCAAACAACAACCACCTCAACAACCTCCAAAAGCTGAACAAACAACCGAGCAGCAGGATCGTTATCTTGGATGGACTGCCGATGGGCTTCCGATTAGCCATGGAAGCGTCATGGGTCAGCCCATTCCTCGTTCTCCTTGGAATTCCTCCGCCTGCGCTTGTCTTGGCCAAAACGATCATTTCTGCAGCAGCGATCTTGAAGTTT GTCTTCTTGGGAGTGTGGCTCCTTGTGTGCTGTATGGAAGCAATATGGAGAGACTTCATTCTAATCCTGGGACATTTGGCAATCACTGTTTGCATTATTCTGGACTGTATGTGATTGGGAATTCATGTTTTGGTTGGAATTGTCTTGCACCCTGGCTTTCATATCATAGCCGTACTGAAATTCGTCGCAGGTTCAATTTAGAG GGAAGTTGTGAGGCACTTAATAGGTCATGTGGGTGCTGCGGAAGCTATTTGGAAAATGAGGAGCAGCGTGAACATTATGAGTTGGCATGTGACTTTGCAACTCATGTCTTCTGTCATGTCTGTGCTCTTTGTCAAGAAGGTCGTGAGCTCCGCCGTAGAGTGCCTCATCCTGGCTTCAATGCGCAACCAGTATTGGTTATGATTCCCCCAGGAGAGCAGACCATGGGTCGTGGGGCTTGA
- the LOC11436340 gene encoding DNA-binding protein S1FA, with amino-acid sequence MADEFEFGDKIPPSFDRMKAGSQGFNPGLVVLLVIGGLLLTFLIGNYALYVYAQKALPPRKKKPISKKKMKKERLKQGVSAPGE; translated from the exons ATGGCCGATGAATTTGAATTCGGTGATAAAATCCCTCCTTCCTTTGATCGCATG AAAGCTGGATCTCAAGGGTTCAACCCAGGCTTAGTAGTTCTCCTGGTTATTGGTGGGCTGCTGTTGACATTCCTCATTGGAAATTATGCGCTTTATGTTTATGCACAGAAGGCCCTCCCTCCTAGAAAAAAGAAGCCAATCTcaaaaaagaagatgaaaaaagagAGACTGAAGCAAGGAGTCTCTGCACCTGGAGAGTAG